One segment of Schistocerca cancellata isolate TAMUIC-IGC-003103 chromosome 2, iqSchCanc2.1, whole genome shotgun sequence DNA contains the following:
- the LOC126162556 gene encoding DNA excision repair protein ERCC-8-like: protein MIRFLEDVRTGIVDPKSFVSVETTKRSYNLQLSRHRDVENAHTAGVNSLDVDAVQGKYLISGSADGTIHFYDLFNYSGLPHFTSKLVYKISRKNKNAHKHSIECVQWYPFDAGIFLTSGMDKQLKVWDTSCMTPADLFRFEGKVFQHHMSSVGSGTKLIAVATSINQAILVDLVSGSYTHELRGHTSAILSCRWSPREEHVLATASCDNKIILWDVRAAKSCLMVLDQHNGKGRSSKENSDTHTAHDGYVNGLCFTSDGLFLLSLGTDNKMRLWNTYNGKNERVNFGSISSETKKCVQFDVAKISNPRLVYVPSDGNIFVYEIETGVKVSTLSGHYNCVNCCVYHPHFHELYSGGNDRNVLIWTADHCQDSAYDEYLKSQNSKTDSSDRRRIIPHRNVTVDTWSSDED, encoded by the coding sequence ATGATTCGATTTCTGGAAGATGTGAGGACGGGTATTGTAGACCCTAAATCTTTTGTCTCTGTTGAAACCACCAAGAGATCGTACAATCTCCAACTCAGCAGGCACAGGGACGTAGAAAATGCCCATACAGCAGGCGTCAATTCCCTAGATGTCGATGCTGTACAGGGCAAGTACCTTATATCAGGATCTGCTGATGGGACCATTCATTTTTACGATTTGTTTAATTATAGTGGCTTACCACACTTCACTTCAAAGTTGGTGTACAAAATTAGCAGAAAGAACAAAAATGCCCATAAACATAGTATAGAATGTGTTCAGTGGTATCCATTCGACGCTGGAATATTTCTGACCAGTGGTATGGACAAGCAGCTGAAAGTATGGGATACCAGTTGTATGACTCCGGCGGATTTATTTCGTTTTGAAGGCAAGGTCTTTCAGCACCATATGTCGTCCGTGGGCTCCGGCACGAAGCTCATTGCAGTGGCAACGTCCATCAATCAGGCGATACTTGTAGATTTAGTTTCTGGTTCATACACCCATGAATTAAGGGGACATACAAGTGCAATACTGAGTTGCCGCTGGTCTCCAAGAGAAGAACATGTTTTAGCTACAGCGAGCTGTGATAATAAGATCATTTTATGGGATGTACGAGCAGCGAAAAGCTGTTTGATGGTATTGGATCAACATAATGGTAAAGGGCGATCAAGCAAAGAAAACTCAGATACTCATACAGCACATGATGGTTACGTCAATGGTTTGTGTTTCACATCAGATGGACTTTTTCTTTTGTCTCTGGGTACTGACAACAAAATGCGTCTGTGGAATACATATAATGGCAAAAATGAAAGAGTTAATTTTGGATCAATTTCAAGTGAAACCAAGAAGTGTGTCCAGTTTGATGTTGCCAAAATTTCAAATCCTCGACTGGTCTATGTCCCATCAGACGGCAATATTTTTGTGTATGAAATAGAAACAGGTGTGAAAGTGAGCACATTATCTGGCCATTACAATTGTGTGAACTGTTGTGTCTATCATCCTCATTTCCATGAACTGTATAGTGGAGGTAATGATAGAAATGTTCTGATCTGGACTGCAGATCATTGTCAGGATTCAGCATATGACGAGTACCTGAAATCACAGAACAGTAAGACTGATTCTTCTGACAGGCGAAGAATAATACCTCATAGGAATGTCACTGTGGATACGTGGAGCAGTGATGAAGATTAA